In the genome of Vicia villosa cultivar HV-30 ecotype Madison, WI linkage group LG7, Vvil1.0, whole genome shotgun sequence, one region contains:
- the LOC131618058 gene encoding uncharacterized protein LOC131618058: MDTQKKHIEEIRRKKFSIGAKKQNPLTEDLHQAVKNLSAELYTKDVHFLMELIQNAEDNHYVKGVSPTLEFIITSNDITATGAPATLLIFNNEKGFSRENIESICSVGRSTKKANKNLGYIGEKGIGFKSVFLVTAQPYIFSNGYQIRFNEMPCPHCSLGYIVPEWVEEKPSLLDITKIYGKDSLPTTTMILPLKPDKVNPVRQQLSSIHPEVLLFLSKIRHVSVREDNADPDMKSETSVSISSEVKLVTTKNMNVESYTIHLSAGKNRSDKKECNYYMWKQKFPVKLENLVERRMGVEECVVTLAFPHHERLRKNTSLPGVYAFLPTEMVTNFPFIIQADFVLASSRETILLDNKWNQGILEYVPLAFIDAFRTLVTELDEAPVCDLLYMFKFIPMDNSPLESFTHMREKIKEKLAEEKIVPTETFSSQKHFCKPREVSRLLPSFWNILRKAQQEEVYLLDLSSQDGRKILSSSFDKSEYDQILNFLGVKLVNFDWYPKCIQSANLVDGVSENLYVELLHFVADYWPRFHGSNIIHIPLIKYVAFDGIPSFFSIVEFKSSGGKRVVLKDSSGTCPCSWLISWNSIFASATNQFFMPESTQQAILQLPDKQNLLRWLAQDVYVRTLNLYSFAQVLLSSINNNCKLAVAYAHFLYHSLSKGYLTSKQVSSLSSSMPLVDNYGQINKSRCVVLLPANVSKWANLMVSNPWRNERYVELGKAYLNASSYAGNSTDSEMFIGFLRTYVKASDIPNLSPPNAGFSAADTPLTRDNAFLLLDWIRNINPTALPVRFLECIKKGSWLKVTSNGYKPPSKSFLIGSSLGKLLHSGSALVDIHLVDESFYGERINEYSDELNRVGVMLSCEEACKFIGRELMSRASSFSLSRSQVLLMLNFIQYLRKSFLPLDKFIDSIKEGSWLKTSRGLRSPVGSVLNDSGWKAASQISNIPFIDQSYFGEEIYNYKEELKLLGVIVDVSGNYQVVIEHLNTNLTSLTAEAVLLLMECIKYSNVPIEVLNSIKETRCLKTNTGFKTPGQCFLYDPVWGCILKVFTGLPVIDRAFYGDRLFSYKDELRKIGVVVDFVDAIKKFASLFEQKASETSINQQNVISFLSCCRLLEGTDYSFPSDFKTIIRKSKWLRTSVYGFRCPKQCILYGPEWKLISSITSLPFIDYSDKWCGMVIHEYKEELKRFGVVTELKDGVKFVPECLNFPSDPSTISPESVISLLECFRLLMQDNKLSIGDDFRKKLSENWLKTRAGFRPPEKCLLFDSKWNSFLNPTDGPFIDENFYGPNIASFQKELNAIGVISEVEKGCSLLAIHLESLSDHDTIVKIYKYLCKHNWKPKEKAARKVWIVDGNKAGKWVDSKQCIIHDPAKLFGSKFYVLEDIYGINILHFFKALEVKNKPLLEDYVDLWNEWGNSVKQLSHDECCNFWMSISKLLSPKEVKKIAKRLKKLPTTSENNDILLADKKDVFIPDNLHMKKLFESEKVFVWYPKHNVTPLFKCELSDIYRKIGARNISESLSKEESSVVNDDVKLKHVDPNNIFNLKGLVKLILGFLACSSLKMEQNKRHEAVRSLLNLSFRETKEPINVSYSLSLSSGDVITKKSNKRVRWESQSSMFIIQKMDGVPGDSMKYASNFSEAISEGVLRENHEHIPALAELITFGFLLKFKNEEIDLLMESKNLQIEHEDEMFLKSAFPSG; encoded by the exons ATGGATACACAGAAAAAACACATAGAAGAAATAAGAAGGAAAAAGTTCTCTATTGGTGCCAAGAAACAAAACCCTTTGACTGAAGATCTTCACCAAGCTGTCAAGAATCTTTCTGCTGAACTTTATACCAAAGATGTTCATTTCCTCATGGAGCTCATTCAG AATGCTGAAGATAACCACTATGTTAAAGGAGTGAGTCCAACATTGGAGTTTATCATTACTTCAAATGACATAACAGCCACCGGGGCTCCTGCCACATTGCTTATTTTCAATAATGAAAAGGGTTTCTCTCGCGAAAATATTGAGTCTATCTGCAGTGTTGGACGATCAACTAAAAAAGCCAATAAGAACCTCGGTTACATTGGCGAAAAAG GAATTGGTTTCAAGAGTGTGTTTTTGGTTACTGCACAGCCTTATATTTTTAGCAACGGATATCAGATACGCTTCAATGAGATGCCTTGTCCGCATTGCAGTCTtggttatatagttcctgaatgGGTCGAGGAGAAGCCATCCCTTCTTGACATAACAAAAATATATGGTAAAGATTCTCTTCCAACTACAACGATGATCTTGCCTCTGAAGCCGGACAAAGTGAATCCTGTGAGACAGCAGCTCTCAAGCATTCACCCAGAAGTTTTATTGTTCCTTTCAAAAATCAGACACGTTTCCGTTAGAGAAGATAATGCGGACCCTGATATGAAATCTGAAACTAGTGTATCTATTTCGAGCGAGGTTAAACTTGTGACAACGAAAAACATGAATGTTGAGTCTTACACAATCCATCTATCTGCGGGGAAAAATCGTAGTGACAAGAAGGAATGCAACTACTACATGTGGAAACAAAAGTTTCCTGTGAAATTGGAAAATCTGGTGGAAAGGAGAATGGGTGTTGAAGAGTGTGTTGTGACACTGGCCTTCCCGCATCACGAGAGGCTTCGCAAGAATACAAGTTTACCAGGGGTTTATGcatttcttcctacagagatggTGACTAATTTTCCCTTCATAATTCAAGCCGATTTTGTCCTTGCCTCATCAAGGGAGACAATTCTCTTGGATAATAAGTGGAATCAAGGTATACTTGAATATGTTCCATTAGCTTTTATAGATGCATTCAGAACACTTGTCACGGAATTAGATGAAGCTCCGGTATGCGACTTGCTTTATATGTTCAAGTTCATTCCAATGGATAATTCTCCTCTTGAGAGCTTTACTCACATGAGggagaaaatcaaagaaaaactgGCTGAAGAAAAAATTGTTCCTACCGAGACATTCTCAAGTCAAAAGCACTTTTGTAAGCCTCGCGAAGTTAGCAGGCTCCTACCTAGCTTTTGGAATATTTTGAGAAAGGCCCAGCAGGAAGAAGTATACTTGCTTGACCTATCTTCTCAAGATGGGAGGAAGATCCTGAGTTCTTCATTTGATAAAAGCGAGTATGATCAAATACTCAACTTTTTAGGGGTGAAACTGGTGAATTTTGATTGGTATCCAAAGTGCATCCAGAGTGCTAATCTTgtggatggagtatcagaaaaCCTCTATGTTGAGCTTTTACATTTTGTTGCTGACTACTGGCCACGGTTTCATGGCTCCAACATCATTCACATTCCATTGATTAAATATGTGGCTTTTGATGGGATACCGTCATTTTTCAGTATTGTTGAATTCAAATCGTCCGGTGGCAAGCGAGTAGTACTAAAAGATTCAAGTGGGACTTGCCCTTGTTCTTGGTTGATCAGTTGGAACAGTATATTTGCAAGTGcaacaaaccaattttttatgcCCGAAAGCACACAACAAGCTATCCTCCAGTTGCCCGATAAGCAAAATTTGTTGAGATGGTTAGCACAGGATGTTTATGTTCGCACTTTGAATCTGTACAGCTTTGCACAAGTCCTCTTAAGTTCTATTAATAATAACTGCAAACTTGCCGTTGCATATGCTCATTTCTTATACCACTCTTTGTCAAAGGGTTATTTGACAAGTAAGCAGGTTTCTAGTCTATCTAGTTCGATGCCACTTGTGGATAATTATGGAcaaataaataaaagcagatGTGTGGTTCTTCTGCCTGCAAATGTGAGCAAGTGGGCAAACTTAATGGTTTCTAATCCATGGAGAAATGAAAGATATGTTGAGCTAGGAAAGGCGTACCTAAATGCATCTTCATATGCAGGCAATAGTACGGATTCTGAGATGTTTATTGGTTTCCTCAGAACCTATGTTAAAGCCTCCGATATACCTAATCTATCTCCTCCAAATGCTGGGTTTTCAGCTGCGGATACACCACTTACAAGAGACAATGCATTTTTGCTTTTGGATTGGATTCGGAACATAAACCCTACTGCCCTACCGGTGAGGTTCTTGGAATGTATTAAAAAAGGAAGCTGGCTTAAAGTTACAAGTAACGGATACAAGCCTCCTTCAAAGTCATTCTTAATTGGCTCATCATTGGGAAAACTTTTGCATAGTGGTTCGGCTCTTGTTGACATCCACTTGGTTGATGAGAGCTTCTACGGGGAAAGGATAAATGAGTACTCTGACGAGTTGAATAGAGTTGGAGTGATGCTCAGTTGTGAGGAAGCCTGTAAATTCATCggaagagagctaatgtctcGTGCATCTTCTTTCTCTTTAAGCAGGagtcaagttcttttgatgcttaacttcatccaatatctccgGAAAAGTTTTCTTCCTTTGGACAAATTTATCGATAGCATCAAAGAGGGAAGTTGGTTAAAGACATCTCGTGGTCTTAGGTCTCCTGTTGGATCTGTCTTGAATGATTCCGGATGGAAAGCCGCGTCACAAATTAGTAATATCCCTTTCATCGATCAATCTTATTTTGGTGAGGAAATATATAATTACAAAGAAGAGCTCAAGTTGCTAGGAGTGATAGTTGATGTAAGTGGAAACTACCAAGTTGTCATTGAGcatttaaatacaaatttgaCCTCTTTGACAGCGGAGGCTGTTCTTTTGTTAATGGAATGCATCAAATACTCAAATGTCCCTATTGAAGTCTTAAATTCGATAAAGGAAACAAGATGCTTGAAGACAAACACAGGTTTCAAAACACCTGGTCAATGCTTCTTGTATGATCCCGTGTGGGGCTGCATTTTGAAGGTATTCACTGGTCTTCCTGTTATTGATCGTGCATTTTATGGAGATAGATTATTCTCTTACAAAGATGAATTGAGGAAAATCGGGGTGGTGGTTGATTTTGTAGATGCTATCAAAAAGTTTGCTAGTCTCTTCGAACAAAAGGCATCTGAAACTTCAATTAACCAACAAAATGTTATCTCATTTCTCTCTTGTTGCAGGCTGTTGGAGGGAACTGACTATAGTTTTCCTTCTGATTTCAAAACCATCATACGTAAATCGAAGTGGTTGCGTACTAGTGTTTATGGTTTTAGGTGTCCAAAACAATGTATTTTATATGGTCCGGAGTGGAAATTGATATCTTCGATAACTTCTCTCCCTTTTATTGATTACAGTGACAAATGGTGTGGCATGGTAATACATGAGTACAAGGAGGAGCTGAAGAGATTTGGTGTTGTTACTGAATTGAAAGATGGAGTGAAGTTTGTGCCCGAATGTCTGAATTTTCCTTCAGATCCCTCCACCATTAGTCCTGAAAGTGTGATTTCTTTGCTGGAGTGTTTCCGTCTTCTAATGCAAGATAACAAGCTTTCCATTGGCGACGATTTCAGAAAAAAATTGTCCGAAAATTGGTTGAAGACACGCGCTGGTTTTAGGCCTCCAGAGAAGTGTTTGTTGTTTGATTCCAAGTGGAATTCTTTCTTGAATCCAACTGATGGACCTTTTATTGATGAGAATTTTTATGGACCTAACATTGCATCTTTCCAGAAAGAACTCAATGCAATAGGAGTCATTAGTGAAGTTGAGAAGGGGTGCTCCTTGCTTGCCATTCACCTCGAGTCTCTCTCTGATCATGATACCATTGTGAAAATATATAAGTACTTGTGTAAACACAACTGGAAACCTAAGGAGAAAGCCGCAAGAAAGGTTTGGATTGTGGATGGAAACAAAGCTGGGAAGTGGGTTGATTCTAAACAATGCATCATCCATGACCCTGCTAAACTTTTTGGCTCAAAATTTTATGTTCTAGAAGATATCTATGGTATAAATATTCTTCATTTTTTCAAAGCATTGGAAGTTAAGAATAAGCCCTTACTAGAAGACTATGTTGACCTTTGGAATGAGTGGGGGAATTCAGTGAAGCAACTGTCACATGATGAGTGCTGCAACTTCTGGATGtctatctcaaaacttttgaGTCCAAAAGAAGTGAAAAAAATTGCCAAGAGATTGAAGAAACTACCTACGACATCAGAAAATAATGATATACTTCTGGCAGATAAGAAAGATGTTTTTATTCCTGATAACCTTCATATGAAGAAGCTTTTTGAGAGCGAGAAAGTTTTTGTATGGTATCCTAAGCATAACGTAACACCGTTGTTCAAGTGTGAACTATCTGATATTTACAGAAAAATTGGTGCTAGAAATATCTCTGAATCACTATCCAAAGAAGAATCGTCCGTAGTGAATGATGATGTTAAATTGAAGCATGTTGATCCaaataatattttcaacttgAAGGGCTTGGTTAAGCTTATTCTTGGTTTCCTTGCATGTTCTAGCCTGAAAATGGAACAGAATAAGAGACACGAAGCTGTTCGAAGTCTTCTCAACTTGAGtttccgcgagacaaaggagccaatcaatgtaagctatagtttatcattatcatcaggggacgtcattacaaaaaaatcaaacaaaagggTGCGTTGGGAAAGTCAAAGTTCCatgtttataatccagaagatggatGGAGTTCCTGGTGATTCAATGAAATATGCTTCAAATTTCTCTGAAGCAATATCTGAAGGTGTTTTGCGCGAGAATCATGAACATATTCCTGCACTCGCTGAACTAATCACATTTGGTTTCCTTCTGAAATTTAAGAATGAAGAAATTGATTTACTAATGGAATCCAAGAATCTGCAGATTGAGCACGAGGATGAGATGTTCCTCAAGTCTGCCTTCCCTTCAGGCTAA
- the LOC131616200 gene encoding protein transport protein SEC23 C-like isoform X2, which translates to MMGFRSSLYIKVMCWIFLLVLLISGIFEINCSKDIKVQGIVGPCASLEKKSPLCSDAVIDQGGTSAWKMCGLDKSTSLCLFFDIVRKETPNATMQSTSNQFYFQILTYYQNNSGQMRFRVTTLSRRWVAGPGSIQDLISGFDQEVAAIVMARQVSFKMETEAFAQLLRAPHDDSDLIMKDRFPMPRLVVCDHNGSQVLDTDVCRELSHAYS; encoded by the exons ATGATGGGCTTTCGAAGCAGCCTGTACATCAAGGTCATGTGCTGGATCTTTTTGCTTGTGCTCTTGATCAG TGGGATATTTGAGATAAACTGCTCAAAGGACATCAAAGTCCAAGGGATTGTTGGCCCTTGTGCTTCTCTTGAAAAG AAAAGCCCATTATGCTCAGATGCTGTTATTGATCAAGGGGGTACTAGTGCATGGAAGATGTGCGGCCTTGACAAATCAACATCACTATGTCTGTTTTTTGACATTGTGAGGAAGGAGACTCCTAACGCTACGATGCAGTCCACAAGCAATCAGTTTTACTTCCAAATCTTGACTTA TTATCAGAATAACAGTGGACAAATGAGATTTCGGGTTACAACCCTTTCACGTAGATGGGTTGCTGGGCCAGGAAGTATACAG GACTTGATTTCTGGATTTGATCAAGAAGTAGCTGCTATAGTCATGGCACGTCAAGTGTCATTCAAAATGGAAACAGAG GCATTTGCTCAGTTGCTTCGAGCTCCTCATGATGATTCAGATTTAATAATGAAAGATAGATTTCCCATGCCTCGCCTAGTGGTTTGTGATCATAATGGATCCCAG GTGTTGGACACTGATGTGTGTCGGGAACTGAGTCACGCTTATTCTTAG
- the LOC131616200 gene encoding protein transport protein SEC23 C-like isoform X1, with translation MMGFRSSLYIKVMCWIFLLVLLISGIFEINCSKDIKVQGIVGPCASLEKKSPLCSDAVIDQGGTSAWKMCGLDKSTSLCLFFDIVRKETPNATMQSTSNQFYFQILTYYQNNSGQMRFRVTTLSRRWVAGPGSIQDLISGFDQEVAAIVMARQVSFKMETEAFAQLLRAPHDDSDLIMKDRFPMPRLVVCDHNGSQVTFIYFEISCFILVFFV, from the exons ATGATGGGCTTTCGAAGCAGCCTGTACATCAAGGTCATGTGCTGGATCTTTTTGCTTGTGCTCTTGATCAG TGGGATATTTGAGATAAACTGCTCAAAGGACATCAAAGTCCAAGGGATTGTTGGCCCTTGTGCTTCTCTTGAAAAG AAAAGCCCATTATGCTCAGATGCTGTTATTGATCAAGGGGGTACTAGTGCATGGAAGATGTGCGGCCTTGACAAATCAACATCACTATGTCTGTTTTTTGACATTGTGAGGAAGGAGACTCCTAACGCTACGATGCAGTCCACAAGCAATCAGTTTTACTTCCAAATCTTGACTTA TTATCAGAATAACAGTGGACAAATGAGATTTCGGGTTACAACCCTTTCACGTAGATGGGTTGCTGGGCCAGGAAGTATACAG GACTTGATTTCTGGATTTGATCAAGAAGTAGCTGCTATAGTCATGGCACGTCAAGTGTCATTCAAAATGGAAACAGAG GCATTTGCTCAGTTGCTTCGAGCTCCTCATGATGATTCAGATTTAATAATGAAAGATAGATTTCCCATGCCTCGCCTAGTGGTTTGTGATCATAATGGATCCCAGGTTACATTCATATACTTTGAAATATCTTgtttcatattagtattttttgttTAA